The Candidatus Saccharibacteria bacterium RAAC3_TM7_1 nucleotide sequence AGCGGCAATTCGAAGTAAAGTTCGACGAACAGATCAGAGGTGTTCTCGCCAAAAACGGCGTCTCGCCAAAAACTGTTAACTATACCGTAAAGACGACCGTTCAACGACCGACGGCATCTAGAGAGACAACAATTAGCCACGCGGCTGACCGTCTGGTAGCGCCCCGTCAAGTAGAACACTCTGCTCTAACACCAAAAACGACACTTAATCCACGTTATAGTTTCGAGAGTTTCATTGTCGGATCGAGCAACGACCTCGCCTATAGCGCCTGTCAGGCAGTGGCAAAAAACCCAGGAACCAAATATAATCCCCTCTTCCTTTACGGCGGGGTGGGTTTGGGTAAAACCCATCTCATCCAGGCGGTTGGTAATGAGATTATCAAACACCAGCCAGAGAAAGTGGTGCTCTATATTAGTTCTGAAACGTTCGTTAATGATTTCCTTGAAAGTATCCGCTACAAGAAAAAAGGTTTCGCCGATAAATATCGTAATGTTGATGTATTGATCGTCGACGATATGCAGTTTATCGCCGGCAAGGAAAAAACTCAGGAAGAATTCTTCCACACCTTTAACGCCCTTCACCAAGCCAATAAGCAAATTATTATTAGCAGCGACAAGCCACCGCGTAATATACCCACTCTTACGGAGCGCCTCAGAAGCCGATTTGAATGGGGGATGTCTATTGATATCCAGATGCCTGATTTTGAAACACGCTGTGCTATCCTGGAGGCAAAGTCAGCGCTGTCGGGCGTGGAAGTCGCCCGGGAGACAATTGAATATCTTGCGAATAACATCAAGACAAATGTGCGCGAACTTGAAGGAGCACTCAATCAACTACTCGCCTACGCTGAAATGCGTGGTGTTCCAGCCGATATCTCGACAGCTGAAGGTTTAATCGGCAATGTTCGTCATTCACGCCCTCAACATTTAAATGCTCGTCAGATTATTGATAAAACCGCTCGTCATTTTAGTTTGAGCGCTCAGGAGATTTGTAGTCCAAAACGCGACAAACATATTGTAACACCGCGCCAAATCGCCATGTATCTTTTACGTAGCGAGCTTCACCTTAGTTTCCCAAAGATTGCGACTGAACTCGGTCGGAAAGACCACACGACCGCTATTCATTCGGTTGAAAAAATCGAGAAGGCTGTTAAATTAGATTTTCTCATTCGTGAACAAGTCGCCGATATACGAGATAAGCTCTATGCGTAGAACAATTTTATTATGCGAACAATCTGTGCAAAACCTGGGTGTTTACGACAGTACAATTTGTGTTCAGTCTTCCACAATAACAATAGCCTCACTATGTGTCTCGTTATGGATAGGGGTAAAACAGCGCTTTTTGCCCGCCTTTTCCCTCACCAACCACAACATTTCTCCACATAGTAAACTTCGCTATCTACCCCCAATACGAACAAGTGTTTTACACATCTCCACACCTCTTACTATTAAGACGACGAAAGGAATAAAAGAATAATCATGGAACTCACAGTAACTCAGGAAAATTTCACAAAAGCGCTTAGTAATGCCAGTCGTGTAGCTAGCTCAAAAGCAGGACTGCCGATTCTTAGTAATATCCTTTTAAGGACAGATGGCTCAAGACTCCTCGTCGCTGCAACAAACCTTGAAGTAGCTACAATGAATGCTATCGGTGCGAAAGTTAGTAAGCCAGGCTCGATCACAATCCCAGCCCGCTTAATTAGTGAGTTTGTACAAAACCTTCCAAAAGAGCAGATTACTTTAACGGTAAAAAATAGCAAACTTCACCTATCGTCTGGTGCCTATTCTTCAACAATAAACGGATTGGCCGATGATGAGTTTCCAGAACTCCCCACTATCGATACTAAAAGGGCTGTCAGCTATAGCATTACGACCGATGATCTAAAGCAAGCCGTATCACAAACAATCATTGCCTCAAGTAGTGACACTACCCGGCCGGTATTAACTGGTGTGTTCTGGCATTCCCATAACGGGCACGTCTATCTTGCAGCAACCGATGGCTACCGTCTCACGGAAAGAAAAATCGTCAAAACATCAAGTGAGCTTGCGGCTATTATTCCCACCTCAAGCCTCCAGGAAGTTTTACGGAGCCTCCGTGATGACATCCACGAGATTGAGATATTATTCGATGAAACTCAAGCAACGTTTCGTTTCGCGGAAATAGAGATCACCAGCCGCTTAATTGATGGTAGCTTCCCTGACTACCGTCAGCTAATCCCGGCAAAATCAGAAACAGTATTCACTTTGAACCGGGAAGAATTTGTCCGCACAATTAAGATAGCTAGTTTGTTTGCGCGTGAGTCTGGCGGCGGTATTACATTAGCGCTCGATACTGATAAAAAAACACTTACAATCCACTCTGTCGCATCGGAAGTTGGCGAAAACTCATCAGAGATTAATGTGACTACCACTGGTGCGGGGGGGAATGTTAGTCTCAACTCGCGCTACCTACTCGATGCGCTCAGTGTTATGAATAGTGAAAATGTATCGTTTGAGTTTTCTGGTAAACTCGCTCCGTGTATTTTACATAATGACGCCAAAGAGCTCGACTATAAACATATTATTATGCCACTAAAGAGCTAGCCGCCGATTATATCGAGATTGAAACTGTACTGATTAGAGTTAAGACCCTTAGAAGAAAGATATTTCTTCGCTTCAGCGACACGCTGTTTTATGATAGTTGCCTTATTGCCAAGATCGACCCGTGAGAGATACACAGTAAGATCGATCGTCAAAAGTGTCTCTCCATCCGGTGTGGTAACAAAACTTGGCGCAAGCGCGTATGACAGCGTACTGTACGGAATATAGTACATTATTGGGTCGGTATAGTAGGCTGGTCGCTCGCCCTCAAGACGCTTAATCTCTTTTTGTTGATCATTTGGAAGATCGTTAAACGATATGTCTCTCGGAGTAAATCGTACAGTACTGTCGTACTTGAAGCCGTCGTTAGACACGGCCTTAAGGCTAAATAATGCTTCTTTCCCGGCCGATAGGTTGGCGCTATTTAGGTAGAGCTTTATCGTTGACCCTTTCACCGATACCTTGTCTTCAAATATCACCCCATTTCCCTCTATCTTCACACTGGAGGATTTAAGTGGTTTATTGAAGTTAAGTTCAAGCGAGGGGGTTTGGTAAGATATGGAACCAAGCGATGGGTTGCTTGAGCTGATATAGAGAGTAAAAAAGAAACGAAGCACAAAAAAACCTATAATTATAAGTGGGAGCAACGAGGCAACTAAGATTATTTTCTTTGTAATTATCATTTTATCCCCTACTCTTTCGGTGAAACATAACCAACGATACTATCATTCCAGTCGTCTTTGGTGACGCTTGAGGTAGACGGTCCACCGTCGCCGGATTGGTTGCCACCAATTTTCATCACAACACCGTTATCGGCTGATACGACGATACTGACATGGCTTACTGAACTTCCCTTTTGTATTTGTAAGTCACCTGGCTGTGGGGTGTAACCTGCGGCGTTGTGGTAGACGAACTTATCGCCATCCTTGCCTATTTGCGCCACTTCATCCACGGTTGGGACATTACCCCCATTGCTAGTCTTTAATGGGTAGCCGGCTTGGCTATAGATCCAGCTGACGAAATCAGCACACCAGTTTTCATCACGGCCTTGGCTATACTTATGAAAGTCGGTACCGGGCTTTAGCACATCACCTTCCCATAACTGTAACTCTTTCTCAGCCAGTGCCAGTACTCGCTGGCGCACTTCGCCGGATTGGGCGGTCTGACATGAATCGGTCGAGGAAATGCCAGCCATCGCTCCATAGACAACAAACGCCCCGTAGTCGTCATTAGCTGGATAGACTATACCGCCACCGTCGGTCTGGATCTGGCCCCAGCCTGTGGGGTTGCGCTCTGGGTCGCGGGGTTCATCAGCAATATTCATAACGTACGGCGAACCTTCATAGGGCTGGTTGAAGCCAAGTCGGGTAGCTTGCTCGGCGTAGACACTGGCGCGGCCGTTGTAGCTGAATAATGTGTCTTTTATGGCACTAATATCGCCGTTTTTGAGTAGTTCTGGGCTGGACGAAGCGTTCTTGAGAAAGTCTGCAGCCTCAGAACTTTGCTTGGCAAACGTGACGTCGTCGATGGTTGGAGACGCTGGGTAATTGACCGAAAGAATCTGGTAAGGACCGTCGCCGTTTACCGGGTTGTAGCGGCGCAAGCCGGTCTCGCGCAGATGGATGACGGCCAGTAGCTGCCAAGGAATACCGGCCTTGTCTGCCGCCGCTTCGTAAAACGGCTTATTTTCATTAAGCGCTTTTAGTTGGGCATCGGAGAGAATTGGACGGCTACGGTAGTCTTTATTCGTGCCAGTTCCCGCTATACCACTGAGTGAGCCTTGTTCGCAGACAGCGCCGCTCGCATCAGGGTTGTAATAGATAATATCGTTGCCCGAAAAAAACTGTTCGTCGAATGCATAGACCGACGAGCTATATAGCATCGATACGGTGAATGCTACCGCTAAAACTTGATACGAAATCCTCTGTTTATTTATCGTGCGCATGGAGCTGCCGCCTTGCGAGTAAATTCCTGGAGGTTTATTGACGTACCGTCCATAGCGAGGAAAACATCCTGAGGGCAGATATGTTTACCATCGAGTGCCATATCAATATGAAGGTGCGCGCCGTCAACTTTACAGCCAAGCTTACCCAGGCTTAGTATTTGCTGCCCGGCTTTGACGTTGTCGCCGACTTTGAATTTTGGATTAGTGCCGTGTCCGTACGCAATTTGCAGTTTTCCTTGAGAGGTGTCTGATTCGATTATCATACCATCTCCCAGGCCACAGAGATTTGTTCGCGTGACTATACCGTCGAGCATTGAATAAATCGGCGAGCCGAGCGGTGGACTACTTATATCCACGGCTATCCCAATAGCGTAAGGGCTTGTGAAGGTACCGCTTATTAGGGTGTGTGCGTCGAGGAAATCGCTCCGGTTTGATGTCCACCATTTTTTATTGACCGGCCAGGCAAAACCAGAGGCACTGACCGATCCGGTAGCTCCGAGGCCTGTCGTACTGGGAATTTCGACATCGCTATATACCATGTTATGGTCTGATCCGTCTTCGTCTTTGCCACCCCTGACGTATCCGTAATTACTAGCACGCATAGAGGTACTGATAAATATATGGTCGATCAGATTATTGCCTCTAACGTCGCGTTCGCTTGGGCATTCGCCTGTTTTATTTTGCTGCGCATCAGACACATGCCATAGCAGCTCGTCTCGTGTCAGGATGCAGTAGGAGAGGTTCTCTCTCTTCCCGTCGAGTGGCTTATTCCCACTTGCTTCGACGGTCATCTTAGAGTTGAAGTCACCGGTAAATATCACGGGGGCATCGTTCAGCTCGTTTTTGATTAACGCTGCGTACATATCGTTATTATCTTTACGGTCTTGTGGTCCACCCGCAGAGTCGGCTCGTTTATTGATCGGGTCGTGCGTGTTGAGTACGTAAAATTCTGGTCCATTAGCCCCATTTTCAATATATCGAAGCTTCACAACATTGAGCTTGCGGTTGCCGTCGTATCTGATTTTCTTCTGTTGAGCGCTGACGAATTCAAACTTCGTTTTATTCCATAACACGACAGAGTCGGGGTTGACGTCTAGGTCTGCTCCGTCTCCCGGCTTTGTCGGCCACATATCATAGACGTCGGCTCCATACTCGGCACTTTTTAGTGCTACTTGCTGCTTTGGACGTGCCTCCTGGAGTCCGGCGATGTCGATATTGTTGTCTTTCAGGGTAGCAATAGAGTCTTTGAGCCTATTATCCCAGGTGAGCGGGTCGTCAGCATGGAGGATATTAAAGGTTGCGACTCTAAACTGAGCACCAGTGCCGCTGTAGCTACTAGTGAGAGGTTCGTCGTCGCTACCATCAAGAATGTCACTAACCTGCTTGTCGTATTGATAGAGCGATTCGGCCGCTTTGGTTTTGTTGTCAATCGTGCAGCCACCGACCGACTCCAAATCAGCTTCCGCACAGTCGGCGAGCCGATCAGCGATCTTGCTGTCGTTTTCATCCCACATACCGGTATCTTTATTGATATTGGCGCCTTCCTCCTCGGTAGCGATTTTATATACCTCGTCAACCGACATATTGAGGTATTCTGCCGGTATACCGACACATGGGTAGCCGGCCGGATTGATAGCGATGTCGTCTTCGATATCAAACATACTGGCATGGCTACAACGCGCCTCGGCCGCCGCCGCGTCTTCCTCGGGGGTGGCGCCAGCCGTCGGCGAGATAATACTACTAGGAGTGCGGAGGAGTAATGAGCCGATCGACGACATGGAGGTGAACAGATTGTTTGATAAAACACCACTGGTCGATAGGCCGGAGACAATACTTCCCATGAAGGTGTACTTACTGGATATGTCAAACGGGTTTAGGGTGGCAATAGCCTCTTGCCGGTAGTCATTCTCGACATCATCCATTGCCTGGTTGAAAGCGACTACCTGGTTTGTCTTTAGTACACCCCCACCACCCGCCAGGCCGCTCATAGAGAAGTAACTGAAAAGCCCCACGCCGAGCGCGTCACCCAGTTTTTCGCCCCGCGCTCCCTCGGTGTAGTTATCAACAAAACCAGCAGTAAGCTTAAAGGCTTGATCTGCAACAAAGTTAATAAGGCCAGACTTGTCGGCAATCGTTATGAAAGCGTCTACTGCACCGATGCCAATAAGAACCTTAGCTACAGCTTTTAAAGTTGCCCATGCAACAAAAGAAAGGCCAAGCGTTTCTGGACCAGCTGCGGCTGCGACTGATGCATCCACAGCTGTGGCGGCTACAAGAGCTTCTGGACTCATTATCTTGTTACATGCACCATTAGTTGCTTTATTGAGCTTTCCGGTACCTTGTACGAAAGAGTTCTTATATGCGGCGTAGCCGGGGGCGTATCTTGAGTTAGGGGTTATATTCTTGTTCACTCCAATGGCACTGAGCAAGATTGCAGAATCAAGCGCTGATTTTCCGTCGACAGTCTCTGTAAGCTTCGACCCAAGCGCTGACACTTCTTCGGAGCTTGCTTCACCGGCTTTTATCTTCCCGGCAGGTGACAAAACGGCATCGTTAACCAACACAAGAATCTGGGCAAGTTGTATTGCTCGGTATGTTCCGGCAATAAAACCGGGAAGATTAGATAATACACAATATCCAGTGCCAAGCGTAAGTGATACACTTCCGCCCGATTTCTTAATCCGTTCACCTGATCTTTCTACGAGCGATTTGAATCTATCATGGAACTTCGCCTTCTTTGCCGTCTCATCAAGGTCGGAGCTGGAAGAATCAAGCTTTTTATCAAGCTCATCATCTACATTGTCGGCGTTAAGTTTCTTGTCATCCGAGGCGAGGCCACCAGTTTGAGCGAGACCAAACTTGCTGTAGAATACTTTCTTTATGTATTTCCCTGTCCACGCTCGGTAGCGCATACTGTAGGATTTCTTGAAAGCACTTCGAAGCTCAGGATTTCGTTTATATTCTTTGGCAAGTTCTGAGGCATTTATTGTCCGTTTGCCACCATCGGCCAGTGTGTCGGGGATTTCATATTTCGCCGGATTCCTGTCGGGATAGCCGGACTCTGAAGCTACTTTTATCTCTTTTCCATCGGCATCGAGCGGTTTGATGCCCTGGGCACTCATGCGGCTGAGCATTTTATTGGGCATTTTTCCCATATTACACTCATATTTGGACACCTTACAGCCGCTACTGTCGCCGCTACTGGACTTCTTCTCCAGCCATTTTACGAAGCGGTGATCCATGATGGTGCTGCGGCTATCGAGTGTATCAAGACTGTTGGCTTGGAGACTGGGGAACATACTGAAGCTTCCAAAAAGTGAGGAAAGGACAATCCCTAGGATCCCGACACCGCCGAATATACCGGTGGTAGCGCCTTTTCGACTTCCAGCGAAGCCGACTACTTTCTGCCGGAAACTACGGCCATCTCTTGGCTTAGTCTCCGAGGGTTGGTAGTTGTACTGATTCTCGCGGTTTTTGACATCATCGATATTCTGCGAGGCATTCGCTGGGTCATTGGCGTAGGCTTCTGCCTGATCGAGACCGCTATTGGCGTAGTCACTGCCCGCTGCTTTTTCGCGTGCTTGAAGATCGGGATGCGTGTCGAACATCTCCCGTGCTCGTTCATCGATCTTGTCTTCACGTTTTATATTTTGAGCCATAGCTACCTAAGATTATACGCTGTATTCACCGGGGTTCATATAGCCTGGATTGACCACCGGTTGGCCTGGTGTGGGCGCTTGAGGAGGTTGTGGTTCCTGGGGCGCGAACTGTGCGTTGCCGCCGGTCGTAACAAGGCTATGCTCGGTTTCGCTGGCAACAACCTGGACATGGACGTGGTTTTGGCCGGCAAAGAACAGCCCCTGCCCTACCGGGAAGTTTGCGAGACGCTTTCGTTCTTCTTCGGTGAGTTTAAAGACGTCACTGAGAACATCGACAGCGCTTGAAGATTGCTTGAGCAGTAGCTGCATTGAGCTGTTGGCGACGATTGCCCGTCCCATCTTGCTACCCATAAAGTCTTCGACGTCCTGGGTGATGGTTGTGAGACCGAGCTGATATTTACGAGCGCGCTTGGCGAGGCTAAACAGGAAGTTTGCCGAGTCGTCATATTTCATCAGTTGCCATGCCTCGTCGACGATCAGCATACGTTTACGCTGGTCGCTACGGGTAATGTTCCAGATATGAGATAGCACAATATACATAGCAACCGGACGGAGCTCATCCTCCAGGTCGCGAATGTTGAAGACCACCATGTGGTTGTTGATGTCGATATTGCTTTGCTGGGAAAAGATACCGGCAAAGGTGCCGCTAGTGTACTTGCGCAGGCGTTGTGCCAGCTGTGGCCCGGTGCCGCCCATATGGAGCAAGGTGTCGTAGAGGTCGGAAATGGTGGGCGGTGTTGAGCGGTGTGTCAGCGGATCGGAGGTAATACCGGCGCGGGCGTAGGTGTCGATCAAGCCTTGATCGAGGTCGGCTTCTTCGGCTGGTGTTAAGCCGGCCATAATTTGGCCGTTGGCGGTAGCCTGGGAGCCACCGAGCATGAGGCGGAGCAAGCCGTGCAGGGTGACGAGATTGGCACGCAGCGCATCATCGGCTTCTTCGGTATCGATAACCTGCGGCAGGTCAAAAGGATTAATGCGGACGTCAGAGTTGAGGCTGAGGCGGATATAGCTTCCTCCGACGGCATCGGACAGTTTCTGATACTCATTTTCCGGGTCGACGATCAATATATCTGCGCCGATCATCATGCTGCGGATCGCCTCGAGCTTTACGGCAAATGACTTACCGGCACCCGACTTGGCAAAGACGACCATGTTGGCGTTTTCCAGGGTGAAGCGGTCAAAGATCACCAGGCCGTTGTTGTGCATATTTATACCGTAGAGGATTCCCTTTGAATCAGTTAAGTCGGCCGAAGTGAATGGAAAACTGGTTGAGATAGCGCCCGTATTCATGTTGCGGCGGATCTGCAATTGGTCGGTCATTTGTGGGACGGTGCTGTTGAGCCCCTGCTCCTGCTGCGAGCTGGCAACTTTCGAGAAGACAAGTTGCTGGCCAAAGATAGTTTCGATCTTGTGCTGGACGAAGCTGAGCTCGTCGAGGCTGTCGGCGTAGAGCGTGATGTAGAGGCCGTAGCGGAAAAAGCGCTCCGATCCTACCTGCAATTGGTCACGTAGTTCCTCAGCATCTTGGATAGCGGCTTCGAGTCCAGGATCGCGCGTACGTCCTTTTTCGCTGTTGATTGCCATACTGGCTTCGAGTTGGGTAACTTTTTTGCGCAGATTGTTGAGCACCACCTGGCTCTCGACTGGGTAAATAAACATCGAGATGTCGAGCACTTCATCAATATTGATAATAGAACTCAACCATCCGGTGTAGATCTGGCGTGGATAGCCGTAGACGTAGAGAGTACGGCCGTACCTTGTGCCGAGGCGGAAGTAGCTGGAGTGGATCTCGAGGCTGCTCGGGGCGATCAGGTCGCGGAGAGTGGTGACGCCTTTTAGGAAGGCCTGCTCGACCTCGGCTTGCTCACGGGCACGCTGCTGAGCAGCGATGTCGATCGGGTCAAGTTTTTTAGCTGCCATTATGCCCTACCTTTTGTGACGTAGGTGCTGGTCACATTGTCAAAGTCACTAAGTGGCTGCCGGACGGCTGTGTCGGGGTTATAGATGTTGTAATACAGCTCGCCTAGCTCTTTGGTGTTCAGCTGGACGCTTTTGACGCCAAGCTGAAACAGTCCACTCATGACAGCATCGACACGGTTTTTGATCTCATCTTTTGCTTTATCGTAGGCGGCTTGGTCGATCTTGACTGGCTCGGTGCTTTGCTTGGCGAATAATTTACCGAAGAAGCCTTTTGCCTGATCGCGCAAGTCGGAAAGGTCACCCCCGGGGTAAAACGGCACGATGATAAAAAAGCTCTTGTCCATAATGTTGGCTTCCTGGCTCAGGACGTCGATAAAGTTGATGTAATCGTCCATCAGGACGCCGAGCAGCATATTGTCTTGGTTGCGCCGCAAAGTGGCGAGACGGTCGATGTAGGGGCCGATATCGACACGCTGTGAGCGGATAAACACTTGAGCGGGAAAATAGAGCGAGTTCAGAAAGTTCTGGTAGCTATACTCTACCCCTTCGCGTTCTTTACTGCTCATGAGGTCGAAGTTGATCGACTTACAGGCGATGACAGCGCGAAAACTACCGTCGCGCATGATCACCATGCTCTCGCGAATTTCAGAGATCAGCAGAGTGTTCTGAGTCGTGTTGGGGTTTGGTTTTGGCTTGGCTGGTGCCGCCTGGCTTTGTGGCTGAACGGGACTTGCGGGAGTTACCGAGGGGGCTGGCTGTGGCGCAGCAACGGGAGGCACACTCGAAGAACCGATCGGGACGGTCGGTTGCTGTGGTGGCAGGGCTTGCTGGTTTGGGGTGTTAGGGGGCATTGCCGAAAAAGAGTTATTCCCACTCATTATGCCGATTTTCTAGCGAAGCGATATGACCACCTCATTCTCGGAAAGTTTTTCTTTCTCGTGGATGCGATTCGCTTCCCGCGCGATCGTTTCGACCGATAAATCGGGGTTATTTGCAAGGTTTATTATATCAGCAGACACGCTCTCAACGCTAGTGCTTTTCTCTGCTGGCTTTTGAGGTGGCGTCGTGTGGTTGACCGGTTCAACAACGGCTTGGTGCATAGTCGGATATGGATTGAAAGTCAGATGGGCGCTGGTGTCGTCTACTGCAGGCTGAGGGGCGGCGGTCTGAGACAGGTCAATGGTAGACGGTGGAGACTGCTGTATAGGGGCTTGAGCTGGTGCTGCCGCCTGCTGACGGGCGCGTGCCAGTACTTCCTCGTGATACTTCGTATTAGTTTGTTCGAGACGTGAGCCAAATGCGGTGCCAACGCTGGCGGTACTATCGAGTATATCCTCTGTCTGCTGGGCCTCGTAGTACATATCGGAATTCATAGAGCTATCGGGGGTGGGCGCTTGACCGGCGACGCCGCGGACTGCCCAGCCACGTGAATCGACGATATTAGCCAGATACGACAGGCGCTCTCTGGCCTCATCTTCGGATAAATCTTTTGTTCGCTGTACTTCTACTACTTTCGGTGCGGTAATCTCTACCAGTGTCTGTATGCCGTCGGGGTTCCACAGGCGTCGGTGCGGCTTTAGGTAAAAAGAGATAAGTGCGGCGAGATAAGTCTCCATCGGCTGGTCTTTTCGTAGTGGCAAAGCCAGTGCCCCAAAAAAGACGATCACGGGCAGTGGAATGATCATAAGCGGCAGAAAAAGCCGACTCAAAAACCAGGCAATCGTT carries:
- a CDS encoding chromosomal replication initiation protein (RAAC3_TM7_1_306), producing MSHSLWQSVLGEIELSVSHATYMTWFKNTELVNQSASEVTIAVPNIFAKRQFEVKFDEQIRGVLAKNGVSPKTVNYTVKTTVQRPTASRETTISHAADRLVAPRQVEHSALTPKTTLNPRYSFESFIVGSSNDLAYSACQAVAKNPGTKYNPLFLYGGVGLGKTHLIQAVGNEIIKHQPEKVVLYISSETFVNDFLESIRYKKKGFADKYRNVDVLIVDDMQFIAGKEKTQEEFFHTFNALHQANKQIIISSDKPPRNIPTLTERLRSRFEWGMSIDIQMPDFETRCAILEAKSALSGVEVARETIEYLANNIKTNVRELEGALNQLLAYAEMRGVPADISTAEGLIGNVRHSRPQHLNARQIIDKTARHFSLSAQEICSPKRDKHIVTPRQIAMYLLRSELHLSFPKIATELGRKDHTTAIHSVEKIEKAVKLDFLIREQVADIRDKLYA
- a CDS encoding Type IV secretory pathway VirB4 component-like protein (RAAC3_TM7_1_312), producing MAAKKLDPIDIAAQQRAREQAEVEQAFLKGVTTLRDLIAPSSLEIHSSYFRLGTRYGRTLYVYGYPRQIYTGWLSSIINIDEVLDISMFIYPVESQVVLNNLRKKVTQLEASMAINSEKGRTRDPGLEAAIQDAEELRDQLQVGSERFFRYGLYITLYADSLDELSFVQHKIETIFGQQLVFSKVASSQQEQGLNSTVPQMTDQLQIRRNMNTGAISTSFPFTSADLTDSKGILYGINMHNNGLVIFDRFTLENANMVVFAKSGAGKSFAVKLEAIRSMMIGADILIVDPENEYQKLSDAVGGSYIRLSLNSDVRINPFDLPQVIDTEEADDALRANLVTLHGLLRLMLGGSQATANGQIMAGLTPAEEADLDQGLIDTYARAGITSDPLTHRSTPPTISDLYDTLLHMGGTGPQLAQRLRKYTSGTFAGIFSQQSNIDINNHMVVFNIRDLEDELRPVAMYIVLSHIWNITRSDQRKRMLIVDEAWQLMKYDDSANFLFSLAKRARKYQLGLTTITQDVEDFMGSKMGRAIVANSSMQLLLKQSSSAVDVLSDVFKLTEEERKRLANFPVGQGLFFAGQNHVHVQVVASETEHSLVTTGGNAQFAPQEPQPPQAPTPGQPVVNPGYMNPGEYSV
- a CDS encoding hypothetical protein (RAAC3_TM7_1_313), which produces MPPNTPNQQALPPQQPTVPIGSSSVPPVAAPQPAPSVTPASPVQPQSQAAPAKPKPNPNTTQNTLLISEIRESMVIMRDGSFRAVIACKSINFDLMSSKEREGVEYSYQNFLNSLYFPAQVFIRSQRVDIGPYIDRLATLRRNQDNMLLGVLMDDYINFIDVLSQEANIMDKSFFIIVPFYPGGDLSDLRDQAKGFFGKLFAKQSTEPVKIDQAAYDKAKDEIKNRVDAVMSGLFQLGVKSVQLNTKELGELYYNIYNPDTAVRQPLSDFDNVTSTYVTKGRA
- a CDS encoding hypothetical protein (RAAC3_TM7_1_309), which codes for MRTINKQRISYQVLAVAFTVSMLYSSSVYAFDEQFFSGNDIIYYNPDASGAVCEQGSLSGIAGTGTNKDYRSRPILSDAQLKALNENKPFYEAAADKAGIPWQLLAVIHLRETGLRRYNPVNGDGPYQILSVNYPASPTIDDVTFAKQSSEAADFLKNASSSPELLKNGDISAIKDTLFSYNGRASVYAEQATRLGFNQPYEGSPYVMNIADEPRDPERNPTGWGQIQTDGGGIVYPANDDYGAFVVYGAMAGISSTDSCQTAQSGEVRQRVLALAEKELQLWEGDVLKPGTDFHKYSQGRDENWCADFVSWIYSQAGYPLKTSNGGNVPTVDEVAQIGKDGDKFVYHNAAGYTPQPGDLQIQKGSSVSHVSIVVSADNGVVMKIGGNQSGDGGPSTSSVTKDDWNDSIVGYVSPKE
- a CDS encoding hypothetical protein (RAAC3_TM7_1_308): MIITKKIILVASLLPLIIIGFFVLRFFFTLYISSSNPSLGSISYQTPSLELNFNKPLKSSSVKIEGNGVIFEDKVSVKGSTIKLYLNSANLSAGKEALFSLKAVSNDGFKYDSTVRFTPRDISFNDLPNDQQKEIKRLEGERPAYYTDPIMYYIPYSTLSYALAPSFVTTPDGETLLTIDLTVYLSRVDLGNKATIIKQRVAEAKKYLSSKGLNSNQYSFNLDIIGG
- a CDS encoding DNA polymerase III, beta subunit (RAAC3_TM7_1_307), whose protein sequence is MELTVTQENFTKALSNASRVASSKAGLPILSNILLRTDGSRLLVAATNLEVATMNAIGAKVSKPGSITIPARLISEFVQNLPKEQITLTVKNSKLHLSSGAYSSTINGLADDEFPELPTIDTKRAVSYSITTDDLKQAVSQTIIASSSDTTRPVLTGVFWHSHNGHVYLAATDGYRLTERKIVKTSSELAAIIPTSSLQEVLRSLRDDIHEIEILFDETQATFRFAEIEITSRLIDGSFPDYRQLIPAKSETVFTLNREEFVRTIKIASLFARESGGGITLALDTDKKTLTIHSVASEVGENSSEINVTTTGAGGNVSLNSRYLLDALSVMNSENVSFEFSGKLAPCILHNDAKELDYKHIIMPLKS
- a CDS encoding hypothetical protein (RAAC3_TM7_1_311) encodes the protein MAQNIKREDKIDERAREMFDTHPDLQAREKAAGSDYANSGLDQAEAYANDPANASQNIDDVKNRENQYNYQPSETKPRDGRSFRQKVVGFAGSRKGATTGIFGGVGILGIVLSSLFGSFSMFPSLQANSLDTLDSRSTIMDHRFVKWLEKKSSSGDSSGCKVSKYECNMGKMPNKMLSRMSAQGIKPLDADGKEIKVASESGYPDRNPAKYEIPDTLADGGKRTINASELAKEYKRNPELRSAFKKSYSMRYRAWTGKYIKKVFYSKFGLAQTGGLASDDKKLNADNVDDELDKKLDSSSSDLDETAKKAKFHDRFKSLVERSGERIKKSGGSVSLTLGTGYCVLSNLPGFIAGTYRAIQLAQILVLVNDAVLSPAGKIKAGEASSEEVSALGSKLTETVDGKSALDSAILLSAIGVNKNITPNSRYAPGYAAYKNSFVQGTGKLNKATNGACNKIMSPEALVAATAVDASVAAAAGPETLGLSFVAWATLKAVAKVLIGIGAVDAFITIADKSGLINFVADQAFKLTAGFVDNYTEGARGEKLGDALGVGLFSYFSMSGLAGGGGVLKTNQVVAFNQAMDDVENDYRQEAIATLNPFDISSKYTFMGSIVSGLSTSGVLSNNLFTSMSSIGSLLLRTPSSIISPTAGATPEEDAAAAEARCSHASMFDIEDDIAINPAGYPCVGIPAEYLNMSVDEVYKIATEEEGANINKDTGMWDENDSKIADRLADCAEADLESVGGCTIDNKTKAAESLYQYDKQVSDILDGSDDEPLTSSYSGTGAQFRVATFNILHADDPLTWDNRLKDSIATLKDNNIDIAGLQEARPKQQVALKSAEYGADVYDMWPTKPGDGADLDVNPDSVVLWNKTKFEFVSAQQKKIRYDGNRKLNVVKLRYIENGANGPEFYVLNTHDPINKRADSAGGPQDRKDNNDMYAALIKNELNDAPVIFTGDFNSKMTVEASGNKPLDGKRENLSYCILTRDELLWHVSDAQQNKTGECPSERDVRGNNLIDHIFISTSMRASNYGYVRGGKDEDGSDHNMVYSDVEIPSTTGLGATGSVSASGFAWPVNKKWWTSNRSDFLDAHTLISGTFTSPYAIGIAVDISSPPLGSPIYSMLDGIVTRTNLCGLGDGMIIESDTSQGKLQIAYGHGTNPKFKVGDNVKAGQQILSLGKLGCKVDGAHLHIDMALDGKHICPQDVFLAMDGTSINLQEFTRKAAAPCAR